The Streptomyces sp. WZ-12 genome segment CACATCGTCGACCGTGATCCCCCCGGGACCCGCCGGTGCGGTGGGCGCGGAACCCGTGGGCCGGTGCGACGCGTGCGACGTGTGGTCGGCCATGCGGTCAGTGTCGCAGTTCGGCCACCGACGGGTCTTTTCCGGCCGGATGGCGGACACCGGTACGCCGCCGGCCCCGCTCACGACAGGGCCGGTACGGCCGACGCCGGCGCCGCGTACGCTGTCTTCCCCATTACCCGCCCCGATTAAGCGAGCCCCGGCCATGCCCACCTCTCCGGACATGACGACCCACACCGACACTGCTCTTCTCGACGCGCTGCAGCACCAAGTGGCCGTCTTCGCCCGCCGCGCCGAACAGAGCCGGCTCGGCGGCGTCGGGCAGGCGCGCAACTCCATGGACCGCGCCGCCTATCTGCTCCTCAACCGCCTGGACCAGGAAGGCCCGATGGGCGTCAAGGCCCTGGCGTGCGGGATGGGCATCGACTCCTCCACCGTCACCCGGCAGGTCGCGCCGCTGGTCGACGCCGGCCTGGTCAGCCGCACCACCCACCCCGAGGACGGCCGCGCCGTGGTCCTCGAACTCTCCGAGCGGGGCCACGCCCGGCTCGACGAGGTACGGGCCTCGCGACGGGCGCTGATGGCGATGGTGACGGAGGAGTGGAGCGAGGAGGAGCGCACGGCGTTCACCACGCTCCTGACGCGCTTCAACGCCTCCCTCGCCGACATCACGGCACTGTCGCCGAGCGGGCCGCCGGCCTCTTCTTGAGGCGCCCTCCCACGTGTTGAGGCGCCCCGCTACGTATGGAGGCGCCCTCTGCGTGCGGTGACGCCTACCGGGTCGTCGTCCTCGCGCGAGCGGATCGGGGGGCACGCGCCGGCCGTTTTCGGGCCGCTCGTGGGGCGTCGGCGGGCCGTTCGGGGCGCCGGGACGTCGTCATGCGTCCGCCGCGCGGGCATCGCGCGGTCGTGCCGCCCCTCTTGACCCGTCCCCGTGCTACCGCGCCAATAGGGGCCAGGGGCTGGCCCGTTCGGCGCCGGGGCGCCGCCCCAGGGGACGGGGCGTCGGCCGCCCGGCATCCGGGAGGCACGGTGGGAGAGCGGCAACAGGAACGGGAGCGACGCCGGGCCCGGGAGTTCGCGGCGTTCACCGCGGGCGCGGCGGGGCGGTTGCTGCACGCCGCCGCGCTGCTGACCGGCGAACCGGCGGGCCAACCGGCCCCCGCCGCCGAGGAGTTGCTGATCACGGCGCTGGCCCGGACGTACGCGGCCTGGGAGCGGCTGCGCGGCGAGGACCCCTACGAGCGGGCCCGCCGGGAGCTGGCCGCGGGGTTCGCGCAAACCGCCCGACGACATCGCCGGCCGCGGGGCGGTCCGCTGAGTCGCCTGACCCCGCGCGAACGGCTGGTGCTGGTGCTGCGCCTCCACGAGGACGTCGCCGAGGAGCAGATCGCCGCCCAACTCGGGCTCCCCGCCGAGCGGGTGCGCACCCTGTGCCGGCACGCCGTCTCCGCACTGCGCAGCCGCCGCCCGGACGCGAACCCCGCGGTGCCGTGAACCCTCGGGAGGACCAGGAGCGGCCCGCCCCGGAGGCCGGCACGCCGCCCGACAGCCGTAACGGGCCGCCGGCCGAAGCCGCCGGAGCCCGCTGGAGCACCCCGCCCCAGGAGACCGGGCGGCCGGAGTCCCGGGCGCCCGACCGGAAGGAGAGCGAGGTCCGGCGGATGCTGCGGGCCGGACCGTATCCGACGGTCCCGCCGGACCTCGGCGGGCGGGCCGCCGCCCGGGGCCGCCGGCTGCTGCTCCGGCGCCGCCTGCTGCACCGCACCGGGACGCTGCTCGCCCTGGTGGCGCTGCTGACTCTCCTCATCTGGGCGGGAGTTGAGCAACCCTGGCGCCCGCCACCGGCCCGCACCACCCCTCCCGTAGTGGGGTACTGACCCACAACGGACCGGGGGCGGGCCACCGGGGACGCGCCTCAACTGGCCACCGCGGACGGGTCGCAGCCGGCCGCCGAGGCCGGACCGCGGCCCTCCGCCGAGCGGGAACCGGCTCAGCCCAGCGCCTGCGTGAGGTCGGCCAGCAGGTCCTCGACGGACTCGATGCCCACCGAGAGGCGCACCAGGTCCGCGGGGACCTCCAGCGCAGAGCCGGCCACCGAGGCGTGCGTCATCCGCCCCGGGTGCTCGATCAGCGACTCCACGCCGCCCAGCGACTCCCCGAGGGTGAACAGCTTGGCGCGGTTGCAGACCTCCACCGCCGCCGCCTCGCCGCCGGCCACCTGGAACGACACCATGCCGCCGAAGGACCGCATCTGCTTGGCGGCGACCTCGTGGCCGGGGTGCTCGGACAGGCCCGGGTAGTAGACCCGGGTGACCTTCTCGTGCGAGGTCAACAGCTCGGCCACGCGCGCCGCGTTGGCGCTGTGCCGGTCCATCCGGACGGCCAGCGTCTTGATGCCGCGCATCACCAGCCAGGCGTCGAACGGCCCGGCGATCGCACCCATCGCGTTCTGGTGGTAGGCCAGTTCCTCGCCGAGGGCGTCGTCGTTCACCACCAGCGCGCCGCCGACCACGTCGGAGTGGCCGCCCATGTACTTGGTCGTGGAGTAGACCACCACGTCCGCGCCGAGGGCGAGCGGCTGCTGGAGATAGGGGCTGGCGAAGGTGTTGTCGACCACCAGGCGGGCACCGGCGTCCCGGGCGATCCCGGCGAGCGCCGCGATGTCGCTGATGCCGAGCAGCGGGTTGCTGGGCGTCTCGACCCAGATCGCCTTCGTACGGGGTTGCAGCGCGTCCCGTACGGACTGCGGGTCGGAGGTGTCGGCCACCGACCACGTGACGCCCCACCGCTCGACGACCTTGGCGAACAGTCGGAAGGTGCCGCCGTAGGCGTCGTTGGGGATCACGACGTGGTCGCCGGGGACGAGCAGGGTGCGCAGCAGGCAGTCCTCGGCGGCGAGGCCGGAGGCGAACGCGAGGCCGCGGCGGCCGCCGTCGAGGGCGGCGAGGTTCTCCTCCAGGGCGGTGCGGGTCGGGTTGGCGCTGCGGCTGTACTCGTAGCCGCCGCGCAGTCCGCCCACCCCGTCCTGCTTGTACGTGGAGACCTGGTAGATGGGCGGGACCACCGCGCCGGTGGCCAGGTCGGGCTCCTGACCTGCGTGGATGGCACGGGTTTCGAAGTGCTGGTGGCGCGTCTCGCGCTGATCGCTCATATCTTCTGAGGGTAGCCGGCCCCACGGCCGAACTTTCCGGAACTTTCTGGTTCGCTGGATAGTGGATACGTAGGAGAGGACGGAGATCGCCCCGGCGATCGGTGCCCGGCCGACGGACCACCCGCCGTCGACGGCCTCCCCTCCACCCACCCGCCCCTCCGACCGGGACACACCACATGGACGCTCTGCTGCTTCTCTTCGCCGCGATCGCGCTCGGCGGTCTGGTCTTCCTGCCCTGGATGCGGCGCCGACGGGCCGCGGCGCACACCCAGCAGGGCCTGGCCGTGGCCACCGACCCGATGGCCGGCTACGGCTTCGTCCCTCTGGAACGGCTCGACGTCCGGCTGCCCGGCCCCGACGAGGAGCTGTCCCGGGCGCTCGACGAGGTGCGCCGGACGCACGACTGGCGCCCGGCCGCCGAACTGCTCCGGTCCACCGGCAACGACTGGGAGCTGCGCTGGCAGCGGGTGCAGACGCTGGCCGGCGCCGCCGCGTTCGAGCTGGCGGAGAGCTCCCAGGGCCCCGCCGGCGGCGGCGCGCGGACCGGCGGCATCTGGCTGCGCACCTGGCGCGCGGAGGCCCCCAAGGACCCCGGCGGCGCGCAGACGCACGCCCAGTTCCTGGTGGTCCAGGCGCTGCGCGACCCCGGTTCGCAGGACTTCAGGATGATCCTGGAGGAGGCCCGTACGGTCTGCCGGGAGGCGGCGCTGCTGGCGCCCGGCAGCCCGATCTCCGTCATCACGGAGCTGGCCGTCGCCCGCGGCCTGGGCGCGCGCGCCGCCGACTACGAGGAGCTGTGGGCCGAGGTCCACCGGCGGGCGCCGCACCACATGGGCGCGCACCTGGCGGCGCTCCCGTACTGGTCGGAGAAGTGGCACGGCTCCCGCAAGGAGGCCGAGGAGTTCGCCGCGCGCGCGGCCGCCGGGGCCCCGGCGAAGAGCCTGCTGCCGGCCCTCCCGCTGTTCGCGGTCTACGCGCACCTGCCCGAGGCCAACATGGTCCGCAGCCTCTTCCAGAGCGCCGTCGTCGAACGCGCCATAGAGGGCGCCCACTTCGCCCTCCAACAGGCCCCCGCCGACCACCCCATGGCCCCGCACGTCCGCCACCTGCTCGTCTGGTTCCTGGTCCGCGCGGAACGCTACGCCGAGGCGATGGAACAGCTCCGCCTCGTCGACGGCCACGTGGGCGCCGTCCCGTGGTCCTACGGCCGCAGCCCGGCCGCCGAGTACGCCGCCTACCGCGCCCTGGCCATCGCCGGCTGGGAACAACTCGGCGGCACCTCGGCCAACTTCCGCGCCCAGGACTAGGGCGGTTCTGACGGATCTCCGCGGGGCGACGGGGACGCCGCAGGCGCGCCGAGCCCCCTCCGCCGGGAACCGCCAGGAACACCACCGTCACCGGACCGCGCTCATCCCGTCACCGCAACACCCGCCCGCGTCGGAATGTCACCCCGCCGGAATGCCACCCGCCCCCGGAACGTTCCCCGGAGGGACCGCACATCACCACCCGCGCCCCGCCCCTCCTCCCCTGGAGCACGATCCTGATGCTGTTCTCCCGCTTCAAGACCCACCTCCCCACCCCCGAGGAAGCGCTGAAGGGCCGCCCCGAGCGGGACTTCGCCGTCCCCGACCGGCACACCGTCCTCGGCAACCCGCTGCTCGGCCCGTACCCGGACGGCCTGGAGATCGCCGACTTCGGGCTGGGCTGCTTCTGGGGCGCCGAGCGGAAGTTCTGGCAGACCGACGGCGTGTGGACCACGCTCGTCGGCTACCAGGGCGGCCACACCCCGAACCCGACCTACGAAGAGGTCTGCAGCGGCCACACCGGCCACACCGAGGCCGTCCGCGTCGTCTTCGACCCCAAGGTCGTCCCGTACACCGCCCTGCTGAAGCTGTTCTGGGAGTCCCACGACCCCACCCAGGGCTTCCGCCAGGGCAACGACATCGGCACCCAGTACCGCTCCGCCATCTACACCCACTCCCCCGCCCAACAGCAGGCCGCCGAAGCCTCCCGCGACGCCTACCGCACCGTCCTGCGCTCCTCCGGCCACGCCGACCCCACCACCGAAATCCTCCCCGCCACCCCCCGCCCCTTCTACCCGGCGGAGGCGTACCACCAGCAGTACCTCGACAAGAACCCCGCCGGTTACTGCGGGATCGGCGGGACGGGGGTCTCCTGCCCGATCGGGGTGGCCGAGGCGGACGACTGACGGCGCGCGGCGCGGACCGTTGCCGGTCGCGGCCGCTCGTTCTGACGGCTCGGGACGGATGCTGAACTGCGGTGTCCCGAGCCCGGGTTGGGGGCGGCGTCGAGGGCTCGAAGGCTGGCTGTCAGTGGCCGGGGCTAGGCTGTGGAGTGCGGTCGCGGTGTGCTCTTCAGGGGGTACGCGCCGGTGACGGGCGGTGGCCGCGGTCGGCTTTCTCTCGGGTGGGGAGTGGTACGCGCAGTGTCGAAACCGTCTGAGTTCCGCGGCTTCCAGGTGGCGTGGCGGGGTTACGACCGCCAGCAGGTCGATCTCTACCTCACGGCCCTGACCGAGGCCGACGCCCCGGTCGCCCCGCCTCCGTTCGAGGTCGTGCGGCGGGGCTATGACCGCCGGCAGGTCGACGCACGCATTGCGGAACTGTTGGCGGACAAGGGCGCCGGGGGCTGACGGCCCGCGCCCTGCCCGGTGGGGCGGCGGCCTCCGGGGGATGGTCGCGCTCCAGGAACGGACTTGGGCGTGCGGCAACCGGGGGCCGTTCAGGGGTGGTTGTGGCTGCGGCGGGTGCGGGCTTCCAGGTGGTTGGTCGCGAGGTGGGCGAGGGCGATCAGCAAGGTGGCCAACAGGGCCGGTAGCCAGGGGTGTTGGACGTGGAGGCCGGGGGTGAGGGTTTCCACGAACAGGGCGGCCAGGAAGGTCGTGCCTGCCGAAAGGGCCGTTTCCGCACGGCGCTTGGCCTTGGGTGAGGCGAGCACGAGGCGGAGGGCCAGGCGCACGGGGTAGGCGAACGCTCCGGCGAGCAGGCCGCAGGGCAGGAACAGCAGTGCTGCCCAGATGAGGGGGCCCGCGCCGTCGGCTTCGATCAGGTCGCGGGACAGGTAGCCGATGGTCAGGACGCCCAGCAGCACCGCCGCGGCCACGAGGGCGAGTACGCCGAGGCCCAAGCCGGTCATGCCGACGGCGGCGAGCGCTTTCTCGCGCGGGGAGAGGGCGGCCCAGGTGGGCTCGTCGCCTGGGTGCTGGGGGTGCACAGTGCGCTCCTTGGTGGGCGGCCGTCGTGGTCAGGCGCGCGGGGGGCGTTCCGGGCGGTGGAGGTGGGCGCGGTCGGCGGCGGCAGTGCCCTGGTGCCAGCCGGCGGCGTCGCGGATGCCGCGGAGGCGGACCGGGGCGGTGTCGGGGAAGAGGGCGCCGGCGGTCTCCTCGACGGCGAGTTCGCGGGCGGCGAGGACGGGCAGGAGCCGGCCCTCGGCGGCGGGTTCCGCGGCGGCCTCGGCCGTGGCGGCGGCGGTGGCCGCGGCCAGGCGGGTGCGGATGCGGTCCGCGTACGCCACGAGGAAGGTCTGGCGGAAGTCGCGGGTGCGGCGGGAGCGGCCCCGGGCGAGGGGGGCGCTGCCCTGCCCCTTAAGGGCTTGGGGGAGGTCGTCGGCCGCGCGCCGCATCGCGGCGGTGGCCTGGAGGAGCAGCGAGGCGTGCAGGAGCTCGGTCGCCTCCAGGTCGGGCGGGAAGCCGACGACGGTGGAGAAGCCCCACTCGGCGGCCCAGACGGCCTGGCAGCGGTTGGCGGCCGCGACGGCGTCGAGGAGCAGCGCCTTGCCCTGTTCGTAAGGGCCCTCGATGCCGATGCGGAGCGCCGTGGGACCGCCGGCGGGCGGGGCGCCCTGGGGGCCGTGAGCGGACGCGAGGAGGGCCTCGTCGATGCCGTGACGGGCCATCAGTTCCTGGGCCTTGGCGGAGAGCGCCTCGGCTTCCTCGGTGAAGGTGGTCGCCTCCGCCTTGGCCAACAGGGCGCGGATCCGGGCGAGCAGGCGGGGCGCGGGCCGTTCGCCGGGGCCGGTCGGGCCGGCCGTCGCGGGCGGGGGCGGCAGCGGGGTGATCCTGGGGAGTCGCGCGAGCAGGCGGAGCGTGCCGAGGACGTCGTAGGCGGTCTCGAAGCGGGAGGTGCGGCGGCGGGCGGCCAGCGCGTCCAGGTAGGCGGGGTCGCGGCCCCACCAGACGCGGGCGTCGAGGCGGTCCAACTGGGCCTGCCAGCGCGGGTCTTGGGAAGGTCCGGGCGGGCGGGGGCGGCGGGCCGCGTCGGCGGCGATGGCGTCGAGGACGAGGGCGGCCGGTGCGGGGTGGGTGGCCTCCCGGCGGACGATGCGTTCCAGGTCGGCGGGTTGCCAACCACCGCTCCAGCAGCGGTGGGCGGCGTCCGCGGCGGCCTCGACGACGGCGGCGCTGATCGCCTCCCAGCCGGGGGCCGCGGCGGTCAGCATCGAGGCGCCGACCTCGATGGCGTCCTCGGCCGCGGTCGCGTCCGCCGCGTAGCGGACGCTGCCGAGGACGGTGCCCAGCAGCTCGGCGGCCTGGTGGGCGGCGTCCGGGGTGGGTCCGGTGTCCGCGCCGCCCGGGCCGGCCGCCCGGTCACGGTCCCCGCCCCGGCCGTTGCGGCGCCGCTTGCCGCCCCCGTTGTCCACGTGCTCGTTCACCCGGCCACTGTACGGACGGCCGGGCCGGCGACGGACGGGCGCCGGTCATCGAGAGTCATGCGTGGTGCAGGGGGTGTCACTGCGTCGGTCTCAGACCGCGCTGCCGGCCACCCACTGGGACCAGGACATGTTCCACCCGTTGAGGCCGTTGTCCGGCTTGATGGTCTTGTCCGGGGAGTTGACCACCTTGACGACGTCGCCGATCTGCGAGTGGGCGAAGAACCACGCGCCGTTGGTGGACGGGTCGTTGCCGCCCTTGGCGTCCTGCAGGCCGATGCAGCCGTGGCTGGTGTTGGCGTTGCCGAAGATGCCCTTGCCCCAGTAGTTGCCGTGGATGAAGGTGCCGGAGTTCGACAGCCGCATGGCGTGCGGGACGTCGGGGATGTCGTACTCGCCCTTGCCGTCGTTGTTGGTGAAGCCGACGGTGGAGCCGTCCATCCGGGTCTGCTTGAACTTCTCGGAGATCACCATCTGGCCGTTGTAGGTGGGGTGTTCGGCGCTGCCCGAGGAGATCGGGATGGTCTTGATGGTCTTGCCGTCGCGGACCACGGTCATCTGGTGAGTCGCGGCGTCAACGATGCTGACCTGCGAGTGACCGATGGTGAAGTGGACGGTCTTGTTCTGGATGCCCTTCACGCCCGGGGACGCCTCCACGCCGTCCAGGGCCAGCTTCATGGTGATCTCGGAGTTCGGCTTCCAGTAGTTCTGGGGGCGGAAGTCCAGCCGCTTGTCGCCGAACCAGTGGCCGACGACCTGCTGGTTGCTGCTGGACGCGACCTCGATCGCCGACTGGACGGCCTTACGGTTCTTGACCGGCTTGTCGAAGTTGATCGACACCGGCATCCCGACGCCGACCGTCGAACCGTCCTCGGGAGTGAAGTTCCCGAGGAAGCTGTTGCCCGGCGAGACCGTGGTGAAGGTGGAGTTCTCCACCGCGGTACGGCCCTGGCCGTCCACCGCGTGCGCGGTGATCTTGTAGGTGGTCGCGCGGGACAGCGCCTGCTTGGGCTTCCAGGAGGTGCCGTCGGTGGAGAGGGTGCCCGGGACGGTCTTCTGCTGGGTCTTGTCGGTCTGGTGCGTGACCACCGTGGTCATGGTGACGTCGGTGAGCTTGCCGCCACCGGCGGTCACCTTGACCGCGTTGAGACCAGCGTCGGTCGAGCCGTCCTTGGGCGTGATGGTGATCTTCGCCTGCGAGGCGTCCTGCGCGGCGGCCTCGTCCACCTGCTGGGTGTTCTCGTGCTGGGTCTCCTGGCTACCGCTGCCACCGCCGCCGTGGCCGGTGGCACTGCTGGCGCCACACGCGGCGACGGTGAGAACGCCCCCGAGCAGCGCGGCGCTGGCTATGAGGCCATTGCGGCGCTTGCGGTCCGTCATCACACGCTTCTCCATTGCTACTGACTTTGCGAAAAATCCCCGAGCGAGCCGCCAACTGAACGCAGGCAAAACTGGGCGCAGGCATTCCGGCCGTCTCCCATTGGAACGCCATTTCCGTTTCGCCCGCCCCATTCCTGGCGCAAATGTGGGGAACGACACGCAATGGCGCCAAAATGACCTTCGCCCGAATAATGACCCAGAACGCGCATATGACTGCGGAGTGCTGTTTTCCTTACCCCCGCTTCACTACGCCACTGCACTCCGCGTCACGACGGCCCGATACGGATAACGACCGCGCGCCGCCGACGTCATCGGCCCCGCACGACGCCACCGGACCCGGCCGCACACGACATCGGCCCCCGCACGACGCCGGGTCGTGCGGGGGCCTGAGTGGCTGGTGTTACGCGGTGTGCGCGGGCCTCGACGAGGCGGTGGGGCGGGACGGTCAGCCCTCCCCCTCCGCGTCGTCCGCGAGGTCCCACTCCGCCGCGTCCCACTCGGCGTCCGGGTCGTAGTCGGTCATCTCCTCGCTGCTCCAGGACGCTTGCGCGAGTTGGGTGCCGGGCACCCCGGTGACCAGGTCGAAGGGGTCGACGAGGTGGGCCAGCGCCTCCGCCGGATCGTCTCTGACCGTCTCCAACGACTGCCTGCGTTCGTCGTCGGGGAGCGCGGGGTCGCCGTTGAGGCGGTCGACCGCGGCGCCGGTCAGCCGGGCGGCGTCGGTGACCTCCATGACGAGTTCGACGTGAAGCCGTACAAAGCGTGATGTCTCACCATTGCTCATGTCCGGAGGGTAAGCACGACCGGGTCCCGACTACCGCGCGACCCGCGGCGGTCACTAACATCTGCGGTCAACGGCCAATTCGCCGAACCCACAAGGGGGATAGCTTTCGTGACCGCACGACGACCACTGCTGACCGCCACCGCCGCGGGATCGGTGCTGCTCGCCCTGTGGTTCGTGCCATCCGCCAACGCGCTCGTGGAAGTTGACGGGGCGCCACATTCCGGCCCCCCTGCGGAATCCGCAGCGGCGGGCGCCGGGCGGGTGAATGTATCGGACGCGGCCGGCCCTAAGGGGCATTCCGGCAAGGCGTCCGCGGAAAAGAACTCCGGTGCGCGGAGCGCGAACAGCGGCTCCACCACCACCCGGTCCGGCGGCGGCCCGCACCACTACCTCGCCGACACCGGCAGCCCGGACACCACGCCCTACGCGGTGGGCGGCGCGGCCTTCCTGGCGCTCGGCGCCGCGCTGGTCGGCTACTCCGTGCGCCGCACCCGCGACGGCGCGGCCTGAGCCAGCAGCCGCGCCGCCCGGCCAACCGACCACTCGGCGCCCCGGCACGACTCCCGCCCCGACCGCCCGCGACAGACAACGGTCAGCACTCGGTCAGACCGCCCTCACAACGCTTGACCGCGTGCCACCGACCGACGGCCAACGACCGTCACCGGCCGCCGCAGGCCGACCACCAGCCGGCGGCAGCCGCTCCCGACCGCGGCATCTCGACGCCCACGAACCGGAGTTGACGAAAGTCCCAGGCCATCCGGCGCGTCATCAAGCGACGTGAGGCAACGTCAGGCGAGTTCCCCGGTGACCGACTCCGCCGCCGCCACCAGCTTCCCGTCCCGGACGAACGCGAACGCCGCCTCCAGGTCCGGCGCCAGGAAGCGGTCCTCGCCCGGCCCCTGCACGCCCGCGTCGCGCAGCGCGGCCAGCACCGCCCGGGTCGCCGGCGCGGGCGTCAGCCCCTCCCGCAGCTCGACGGCGCGGGTCGCCGCGTAGAGCTCGACGGCGAGGACGCGGGTGAGGTTGTCCACCGCGGTGCGCAGCTTGCGCGCCGCCGACCACCCCATCGAGACGTGGTCCTCCTGCATCGCGGAGGACGGGATGGAGTCCACCGACGCCGGGGCGGCCAGCCGCTTCAACTCGCTGACCAGCGCGGCCTGGGTGTACTGGGCGATCATCAGGCCCGAGTCGACGCCCGGGTCGCCGGCGAGGAAGGCGGGCAGCCCGTGCGAGCGGTTCTTGTCCAGGAGGCGGTCGGTGCGCCGCTCGGCGATGGAGCCGAGGTCGGCCGCGGCGATGGCCAGGAAGTCCAACGCGTAGGCGACCGGCGCGCCGTGGAAGTTGCCGTTGGACTCCACCCGGCCGTCGGGCAGCACGACGGGGTTGTCGACGGCGGCGGCCAGCTCCCGCTCGGCGACCAGGCGGGCGTGCGCCAGGGTGTCCCGGCCGGCGCCGGCGACCTGGGGCGCGCAGCGGATCGAGTAGGCGTCCTGGACGCGCGGGGCGTCGTCCTGGTGGTGGCCGGTGAAACCCGAACCGGCAAGGAACGCCAGCATGTTGGCGGCCGAGGCGGCCTGCCCGGGGTGCGGGCGTATCGCGTGCAGCTCGGGCGCGAGGACCTTGTCGGTGCCGAGCAGCGCCTCCATGGAGAGCGCGGCGGTGAGGTCCGCGGAGGTGAACAGCCGGGCCAGGTCGGCGCAGGCCATCACCAGCATGCCGAGCATGCCGTCGGTGCCGTTGAGGAGGGCCAGCCCCTCCTTCTCGCGGAGCTCGACGGGCGCGATGCCGTGCGCGGCCAGCAGCTCGCCGGACGGCCGGACGACGCCGTCGGGGCCCTCCGCCTCGCCCTCGCCCAGCAGCGTCAGCGCGCAGTGCGAGAGCGGCGCCAGGTCGCCGGAGCAGCCGAGCGAGCCGTATTCGTGGACGACCGGGGTGATGCCGGCGTTCAACAGGGCGGCCATGGTCTCGACGACCACCGGGCGGACGCCGGTGTGCCCGGAGGCGAGCGTCTTCAGCCGCAGGAACATCAGGGCGCGGACCACCTCGCGCTCGACCCGGGGGCCCATGCCGGCCGCGTGCGAGCGCACGATGTTGCGCTGGAGTTGGGCGCGCAGGTCGGGGCTGATGTGGCGGACGGCGAGGGCGCCGAAGCCGGTGGAGACGCCGTAGACCGGGTCCGGCTTGGCCGCCAGCTCGTCGATGAAGGCGCGGGAGGCGGCGACGGCGGCACGGGCCTCTTCGGACAGCTCGATCCGGGCCGCGCCGCGGGCCACCGCGATGACGTCCTGTGCGGTGGTGCCGGACGTCCCCAACACCACAGTGTGCATATCCATATTCAGGCACCCTAGAGACTGAATCTTCGGATGTCACCACCGGATTCCGGGATCATCCCTTACCGATCTCCACCCGGGCCGGCCCGCCCCGACGGCCGGCCCGCCTCACCTCCGGAACCTCCGCCGCTCCGGCCCGGACCGCGGCTCCGGCGAGTCCGCCAGCCGCACCACCGGGTCCTGCGCGCCGCCGTGCCGCCCGGCCACCACCGGCTCGCCGGACCGCGCCGCCTTGGCCCGGTACTGGGCGGCGTCCGCGAGCCGGAAGAGCCGGCGGGCGCTGCGCACCGGGCCGATCGGGTCGCCGGTCGAGGCCACCCCCACCGCGACCCCCTCGCCGAGGTCCAACTCCTCGGCCCGCGCGCACAACTCGCCCGCCACCTTGACCACTTCGTCGGACTCCGGCCCGACCGCCAGCAGACAGAACTCGTCCCCGCCCAGCCGCGCCGCCAGCGTCCCCGGCAGCATCGCGCCGCACAGCGACAGCACCGAACCGAAGCGCTCCAGGAGCCGGTCGCCGACCGCGTGCCCGCGGGAGTCGTTGACCCGCTTCAGCCCGTTCAGATCGCACACCACCAGGCTGACCACCAGGCCGCCGGTCCGGTGCCGCTCCAGCGCCTCGTCCAGCCGCATGTCCACCGCCCGACGGTTGGCCAGCCCGGTCAACGCGTCGGTGAACGCCAGCCGACGGGCCTCCGCGAGCCGCTCGGTCTGCGCGATCCCGGCGGCCGCGACGGCGGCCAGCACGGTCGCGAAATCGGCGTCCGCCCGCCCGAACACCGGCTCGCCGGCCGGCCGCGCCACATACAGCTCGCCCCACGCCCGGCCGTGCAGCACGATCGGGGCCACCACACAGCACCCCCGGCCGCGCCGCCGCAGCGCCGCCACCCGCTGGTGGTTGTACGGGCCCGGGTGCCCCCCGCCCCGGCGCCGCGCGTCCGGAATCCCCTCGCCCGCCTCGTCGCCGGCGACCTCCACCCAGGCATTGGGCTCCCCGCCGCCGGCCCACTGCTCGTGCAGGAACCCGACGATCTCCGGGAACTCGTGCACCGGATACGCCTCGTCGTCGGGGAACTCCCGCTCCTCCGGGGCGAGTTCGCCGACGTTCGCCAGCACCCGGAGCTGCCCCCGCTCGCGCTCCCACTTCGAGATCGCCGCGAAGGAGCCCCCCAGCGCCTGCCGCACCCCCTGCGCCGCGGCCCGGGCCGCCTCGCGCAGCGTGGGCGCGGCCGCCATCGCCTGGGCCAGCTCCACCACGGCCCGAAGCCTCGCGTCACCCTCGCCCGTCACCGGATCCTCACATTCCGTCACCGTGAGCACGCTCTGTACTACAGCGTAGGAATGATTGACCCCCTTCGCCCCTTCCGCCGGTCAACGACCACCGGAAGGAGCGGCTCCGGGGCTCACTCCCCCG includes the following:
- a CDS encoding sigma factor-like helix-turn-helix DNA-binding protein, with translation MGERQQERERRRAREFAAFTAGAAGRLLHAAALLTGEPAGQPAPAAEELLITALARTYAAWERLRGEDPYERARRELAAGFAQTARRHRRPRGGPLSRLTPRERLVLVLRLHEDVAEEQIAAQLGLPAERVRTLCRHAVSALRSRRPDANPAVP
- a CDS encoding MarR family winged helix-turn-helix transcriptional regulator, with product MPTSPDMTTHTDTALLDALQHQVAVFARRAEQSRLGGVGQARNSMDRAAYLLLNRLDQEGPMGVKALACGMGIDSSTVTRQVAPLVDAGLVSRTTHPEDGRAVVLELSERGHARLDEVRASRRALMAMVTEEWSEEERTAFTTLLTRFNASLADITALSPSGPPASS
- the msrA gene encoding peptide-methionine (S)-S-oxide reductase MsrA produces the protein MLFSRFKTHLPTPEEALKGRPERDFAVPDRHTVLGNPLLGPYPDGLEIADFGLGCFWGAERKFWQTDGVWTTLVGYQGGHTPNPTYEEVCSGHTGHTEAVRVVFDPKVVPYTALLKLFWESHDPTQGFRQGNDIGTQYRSAIYTHSPAQQQAAEASRDAYRTVLRSSGHADPTTEILPATPRPFYPAEAYHQQYLDKNPAGYCGIGGTGVSCPIGVAEADD
- a CDS encoding DUF2786 domain-containing protein — its product is MNEHVDNGGGKRRRNGRGGDRDRAAGPGGADTGPTPDAAHQAAELLGTVLGSVRYAADATAAEDAIEVGASMLTAAAPGWEAISAAVVEAAADAAHRCWSGGWQPADLERIVRREATHPAPAALVLDAIAADAARRPRPPGPSQDPRWQAQLDRLDARVWWGRDPAYLDALAARRRTSRFETAYDVLGTLRLLARLPRITPLPPPPATAGPTGPGERPAPRLLARIRALLAKAEATTFTEEAEALSAKAQELMARHGIDEALLASAHGPQGAPPAGGPTALRIGIEGPYEQGKALLLDAVAAANRCQAVWAAEWGFSTVVGFPPDLEATELLHASLLLQATAAMRRAADDLPQALKGQGSAPLARGRSRRTRDFRQTFLVAYADRIRTRLAAATAAATAEAAAEPAAEGRLLPVLAARELAVEETAGALFPDTAPVRLRGIRDAAGWHQGTAAADRAHLHRPERPPRA
- a CDS encoding L,D-transpeptidase, yielding MTDRKRRNGLIASAALLGGVLTVAACGASSATGHGGGGSGSQETQHENTQQVDEAAAQDASQAKITITPKDGSTDAGLNAVKVTAGGGKLTDVTMTTVVTHQTDKTQQKTVPGTLSTDGTSWKPKQALSRATTYKITAHAVDGQGRTAVENSTFTTVSPGNSFLGNFTPEDGSTVGVGMPVSINFDKPVKNRKAVQSAIEVASSSNQQVVGHWFGDKRLDFRPQNYWKPNSEITMKLALDGVEASPGVKGIQNKTVHFTIGHSQVSIVDAATHQMTVVRDGKTIKTIPISSGSAEHPTYNGQMVISEKFKQTRMDGSTVGFTNNDGKGEYDIPDVPHAMRLSNSGTFIHGNYWGKGIFGNANTSHGCIGLQDAKGGNDPSTNGAWFFAHSQIGDVVKVVNSPDKTIKPDNGLNGWNMSWSQWVAGSAV
- a CDS encoding cystathionine gamma-synthase → MSDQRETRHQHFETRAIHAGQEPDLATGAVVPPIYQVSTYKQDGVGGLRGGYEYSRSANPTRTALEENLAALDGGRRGLAFASGLAAEDCLLRTLLVPGDHVVIPNDAYGGTFRLFAKVVERWGVTWSVADTSDPQSVRDALQPRTKAIWVETPSNPLLGISDIAALAGIARDAGARLVVDNTFASPYLQQPLALGADVVVYSTTKYMGGHSDVVGGALVVNDDALGEELAYHQNAMGAIAGPFDAWLVMRGIKTLAVRMDRHSANAARVAELLTSHEKVTRVYYPGLSEHPGHEVAAKQMRSFGGMVSFQVAGGEAAAVEVCNRAKLFTLGESLGGVESLIEHPGRMTHASVAGSALEVPADLVRLSVGIESVEDLLADLTQALG